The DNA sequence GATGAGCGTTCTATCATTAGCTCTTGCCTAACAGATGAATCTTTTACAACAGCTCCTTTATCGAGAAATCCATCAACCAGTCTCCTGTAATCCTTGTTTGTTCTTAACGTGGTTGACACGATATTTTCATTAAACTCTGATTTTATATGCTCAGATAGCCGCTCTGAAAATGGGGTTATTCTTTCACCTCGATGTTTTTTAATAGTCTTTAGGGCCTTTTTGATAATTTCAACCCTGTCGTCCACGAGTTGTGCTTTTGACATTTTAAGATAATCACCTCGTTTTTCTATTTTCATGATTTACCCTCCTACTCAAAAAGTTCTAGTCCGATTTTGTCTTCTGTTATTCTGGTATTTTCCATTAATTCCAAAACAGTTTTTCCTTCAAGTTCAGCTAGCATTTCTAGGTTTTTTAGTGTGTATTTTATGGGATTTAGTTCCAGTCCATGCTCAAGGTCGTCAATGGATATGTCCATCTTTGACATATTTGTCATGAGCCGTCTGGAAAGGCGAGAAGCCATTTGTATGAGTAGGTTGCTTTGTAGCATGGGAGAACCATCAACTTCTTTCAATCTAGCTAGCAGCCGAGCCTTAATGGAATTTGGTATAACCTCTTTAAATTGATGATTAGGATCTCCTGTAATATCCATATTTCTTAAAAAATCCGTCCTAACTTTCCATGCACTTGCCCGCTTCGCTTTCTGGAGGATTTCATGCTGTATAAAAACTAAATCACTGCTTAAAATACCATCTCGTTTGATTTTTATATAGAGCTCTTTTATTTCATCAACTATCATTCTGATTGTTGCAGCAATAGCTGGTCTGTGTTTTTTTACTACGATGGCCTTGTAGCATACGTGACAGTTCTTTTCTCCAATTTCCCTTACAATTGCTGAGGGACAGATGTTATTGTATGGGCATATATGAGTAGGGTTCAATGCTATCTCATTCACGGAAATATTCTCAATCTCCTCTATGCCAGACGTTTGCCCGCTTGGTGCAAAGTTGGATATACCGCCAAATTGTTTACTAAATGTTTTTTCAACGACTGATTTAGCAATTTCATCAAAGCTAATTGATGTGTCTTTTACTGAGATTACATTAACACCAAGATCAGCCCGTTGTTTGTCTGTTATTTCTCTTATTGCAAGTTCTTGCTCTGGAGTGTTCGTTGTGTAATAAGCTTGAGTTTCGTCAGATTGACCAGTGAACATTTTAGTAATTGCTTTGTCATCGGTTAGCACACTGAATATGCTTACCAGTTCGGTTCTTAGCGCATGAATAGTATGTGCTGACTTAATGGCTATAGGGGTAAAGCTAACAGCTTCTTCGCCGGGGGCGTTAATTATTTTATATGTCGCATGCCTTGGTGTGCGATTAAGCCTCTTGTAATAAAGAAAATCAATACCAGGTGTTTTCAGAGGTGCGTAAAAGTTTGTGCTCTCAAACTCCAGATCGGAATCAGTTAAACAGGCTTCAAACTGCTGTAAAGGCATACTAAGGTTGTAGACTATATCTGAGTTTGTTTCTGTTGTTTGTAACAATGGCTTTATTATGCCAAACTCACTATTGGGGTTGTTTTGATAGAATACCCCCTCAGTGAATGAAGTGTGGGTGTTAAAGTTTCGGATTTTTCTTACAAGCCTAAGCAAATTAAAGACTTCATATGGTACATTGCTCTCCATTCCACCACTATTTACTTTATCAGTATTTATATAAAGAGGCACGAGTCCTTCTGTGGTTTTTCCGTCGTAAATCGCGTCAAATGAATCTGTATCGAGCCACATTCCGTTAGATGCTCTTTGCCCTGCGTAACAAGCCAAGAGTACATTGAACTGTCTTTGATAATCCAAATGCTTGATGGGGAACTTACGATTGCCAAGCCAAGAGCTTCTTTGTGTAAAGGAGCCATAGTCTAACTTTTTAATTTTAAGTATGTTTCCATCAAATAGATCTATTTCCCGATCCACGTAAATACATTTTTCTTTCTCGTTATATTCTACCTCTGAAACCTTAATGCCCGTAAATTCTTCTACCTCTTTCCGTACAGCCACTGCTTGGCTTAATAGGTATGGTTCACTAGCATCTCTAAAAAAAAACTCTATTTTATTGCATGTATCAAGTAGCATAATTTTACAGACTTCTTTTGTGAAAAGTCTGTATCTAATCCAATAGTTCACATCGAACCTTTGTTTTACTGAACCTTTCAAGGCTGTTCCAATGTTAGAGTTTTTCTCGATGGGGTTTGCTTTTATATTGAAGCCTTTTAACGAACTGAAACTTGCAGTGATGTAGTCAAAATATCTGTGAATAGTACCGATGATATCTCTGTGTAAATTATTGTTTTCTGTTACATCGTTTTTTTTATAATTGCTGACTTTAGCAATAAAATCATGAATACTCATTGGGTAGATTTTTTCTAATTCCTTAGCATTAATGCTGCTGTCAACTACAGTAGAGAACTCTACAAACACATACTTATGAAATTCTTCTGGGGTGGATGGGAATTTAAAACATGTTTCGGGATGCTTATAAAAGAAGGCGGGGAGATAACCAAATAAATATGCATTAAAGTAAGCTAATTTACTCTTCAATGACTTTTTTGTATTTGCCTCAAATTTCTTTTGGTGTAAAAAATCATTTTGACTCAAAAGCCACTTATTGTTTTGATCTTCTGGAGTGAAATTATTTAGTGAAGTTACATCAATCTTAATGCCTGAAAAATCTACATTCGTTGGTTTAACAGTAAATATAAGTACCTTGGCTTGGTCATTAATTAAAAGGCCTGCGATATTCTTTGCGGATTGAAATTGCTCCATTCTGTAATTTAAATGGAGTTCATCCTTGACATGCTTCACACCTACACCAATACCCATATTTTCATATGATTCTTTGATATATTCATCCTGCAAATCTGTATTATAATACTCATCGAAGTACCCCAAAATCGGCTTAAGTGACAGGTTGCCTTGCGACGATTTAATTATTTCAATACGATGCGCATTTAAGTGCTTTACGTTAATATCTTTAATATCATCTATGCCAAATCGAATTAAATACGCAGCAAAATTAAGACATGTTTTATTAAACGTTTTATATTTTCGGTTGTCATGGATAGGGTCAACTAAATCAATTAGCTCTTTGCTTTTTTCATATCTAGCTTTTGTGGATATATTAATTATGTCCATAGCTATTTTAGGTAGGCAAAAACTAAAAAGGGTTGTATATATTTGATGGGGGTTGTTGGTGAATACATCGCCTAATCGAGCATGAATGGGAAGCTCTATAATCTTTTTCTTTGCTGCATTTGCGTATAAGCAAAAAATTACATTGCATAATTTAGTATATGCTCCCTTTGAATTTCTAGGTATATCAAATGGAAATATTTCTCGAACGTCATTTTCCTCCAATGCATTGGTGTTATATTTCCCGGACAATAATTGTAGCGTTGTATCGAAAAATTCTTTATCAAACTCCTGGATAGAAAAAAGCTCATAAGCGAAATAAGCAATTAAATCGTTCTTGCTGCATTTCCCTTTTTTATCTACAACTACTTTTAAATCCTCTCTAAAAGAATTGCTCAGAGCAATATAGGTACTAGCGTCCATAATTCAATTCTCCCTTTATTCGTTTAACTTGTTGATCAATGTTTCGGTGAACGAGTCCCTTTAAATTATTGTTATTGCATTCCAAAATCCCATTAGCGACTTCCATTGCGGCTCTAATTATAAAGCTACTTTTAACCGCATATTTTCTGGTTGTTTTTTCACTTGCATGACCCATCATTGTATTTACTGTGCCGATCGAAAGACCGAAAGAATTTCCAACTGGGATAAAATTAAGGCACCACACACCATAAAAGTGTCTGAGTGAGTGTAATGTGTATATTTTTTTTAGTTTGAGTTCTTTTTGGAGGGCTTTAAAGCTGCTTGCTACACTCTGCGAGGGCTTGAAGATAGGATCCCCATGGTTATTATTTGAATTGGATACGAATAAGACCTCATGCGTTACATTAATGCGTTCTAAGGATAAGTAATTACATAAATTATCAAAAAAAATACTTCGGAATGGTTCGATAAAATAGACTTCTGACGTATCTCGGCCTTTAAACTCAAGTTTGTTTCTTTGTTCCTGTGAAAACACCGAAAAATGGGACTTTCTGTGTGTTGGATCTATAATTCTAACCGTTTCATTTTCTATATCAACATCTTGCAACAATACTTGGGAACCTTCAGACCCCCTTATTCCCGTCCCAGCGAGTAATGACCAGAAGCATTTGTCTCTATAGGTCTTGGCGTTCTCAATAAGATCTAAAATGTGTTCAAAGGGGAAAGCTTTATGTACAAGAGATCCATCTGTATCAGAGTTGTTTCTCAACTTCTTTGAGAAGAAAATCTTGTCGTTAGTATACTTTGCTCCACCTTTGATGACGTTCGAAATTACGCTGTTTCTGCTAATGCCTTGGATTTCATTATCAGTAAGCTTTCTTCTTTTCAATACATTATTAAATAGAACGACTTCTTCTAGTGATAGGTCTAGATTAACTAAGCCTTGTTCCTTAAAGTTCAATAGTTCATTTTGAAGACTTGCAGAATGTGTTATGAAAGTAGTCACACTGGACAAATGGCGGGTTACACTGGCAGGTTTAATAGCTCTAGAATTTAGTTTGTTGGCTGCATATTTTGCTAAAACATAATCACTATCAACACCGTTAAGTAAGTAATCTGGATACTGAATTATTATCTCTTTTAGTGGCGTGGTTAATCTTATTTCTGTAAGTAGTCGATTTATATCTTCTAAATCATCAAACGCGGACAAATACTCAAAGAGCCTCTTTAGATCTTGGGCATAAGCGTTAATTGTTGATTGGCTACTTCCCTTATTGATTTCCATTTCTAAGAAGTCACTATATTCTTTTATTTTTCCTGCTGCGCTACTCAAAAGAGCATAGGAATACTTGCCAGTTCTTGATGAATAGCGGATTTTATTGAAGGAGATTTTATTGTACACTTTTTCTCAACCCTTAAATTTCGATATTTAAGTGTACTATAGTTTATAATAAAATGTTAATCAACAGATTTTAAAACAGGCAAAAAAAAAGCACCTCTCCAGAGATGGAGGGTGCTATATTTGATGTAAGTTATTGATTTTAAATATATATGTGGTGTCCCGTTCGGGATTTGAACCCAAAACCTACGCCTTAGAAGGGCGTTGCTCTATCCAATTGAGCTAACAGGACGCAAGAGTTTACATGACCATTTCGTTTGATTTTTCAAACCAGTCTGCAATATTTTATTGTGAGTTTTATCAAGTCTAATATAAGAACCTGCGACCCTCCGCTTCGTCACACTATAACTTTCGCTACCATCCCAGAGGACTTTGTGCGCTGGAATACCCCTTTACCATAGTAACCCATAAGGAAATCATAAGATTTTATACTTTAGGTAGATGCCGTCTACTCTCTACACCTTCCCAAAATACATTGGGCTTGGCTCGGGATTGCCAACCAAAATGGTAAGGTTTCCCCGAATTTGACATCTTACACTCAAAAGGTTTCCCAAATGAGGCCCAATTATGAAATGATTTCACACTTCGGCATTAGAAGGCGGATGCTCTATCCAACTGAGCTAACAGAACTAAATTTTCATAACTACAGGCTACATATTTATCATATACTA is a window from the Psychromonas ingrahamii 37 genome containing:
- a CDS encoding tyrosine-type recombinase/integrase, giving the protein MYNKISFNKIRYSSRTGKYSYALLSSAAGKIKEYSDFLEMEINKGSSQSTINAYAQDLKRLFEYLSAFDDLEDINRLLTEIRLTTPLKEIIIQYPDYLLNGVDSDYVLAKYAANKLNSRAIKPASVTRHLSSVTTFITHSASLQNELLNFKEQGLVNLDLSLEEVVLFNNVLKRRKLTDNEIQGISRNSVISNVIKGGAKYTNDKIFFSKKLRNNSDTDGSLVHKAFPFEHILDLIENAKTYRDKCFWSLLAGTGIRGSEGSQVLLQDVDIENETVRIIDPTHRKSHFSVFSQEQRNKLEFKGRDTSEVYFIEPFRSIFFDNLCNYLSLERINVTHEVLFVSNSNNNHGDPIFKPSQSVASSFKALQKELKLKKIYTLHSLRHFYGVWCLNFIPVGNSFGLSIGTVNTMMGHASEKTTRKYAVKSSFIIRAAMEVANGILECNNNNLKGLVHRNIDQQVKRIKGELNYGR